The following is a genomic window from Nitrospira sp..
TCGACCTGCCGACACTCATGGGGCTCGACTCGGATGATCCGAGGTCCAGAGGAGAAGTGGGGTACTGCGGCGTGGCGATCTCCTCGCTCGCCGACATGGAACGGCTGTTCGACGGTATCCCGCTCGACCAGGTGACCACGTCGATGACGATCAACGGCCCGGCGGCGGTGATCTTCGCCATGTACCTGGCGGTAGCGGAGAAGCGCGGCATCGCGTTCGACCGGCTCGACGGGACGATCCAGAATGATATCCTGAAGGAATACATCGCGCAGAAGGAATGGTTGTTCCCTCCGGAACCGCACATCAAGTTGATCGTCGATACGATCGCTCATTGTGCCGCCCATGTCCCGAAGTGGCATCCGATCAGCATCAGCGGCTATCACATCAGGGAGGCAGGCTCGACGGCGGTCCAGGAACTCGCGTTCACCCTCTACGACGGATTGACCTACGTGGATGCGGCGGTGAAGGCCGGGCTCGATGTGGATACGTTCGCGCCGCAACTGTCCTTCTTCTTCAACGTACACAATGACTTCTTCGAGGAGATCGCCAAATTCCGCGCAGCCAGACGGCTCTGGGCCCGTGAAATGGAACGGCGGTACCATCCCAAGAACCCCCGCTCCCTCCAGCTCCGCTGCCATGCCCAGACGGCCGGCTGTTCCCTCACCGCTCAGCAGCCTATGAACAATGTCGTGCGCACCACGCTCCAGGCTCTGGCCGCCGTGCTCGGCGGAACTCAATCGCTCCACACCAACTCGATGGACGAAACCTTGGCCTTGCCCACCGAGGAAGCGGTGAAGCTCGCCCTCAGGACGCAACAGATCATCGCCGCCGAAAGCGAAACGGTCAACACCGTCGATCCGTTGGGCGGGTCCTACTTCGTCGAGACCTTGACGAACCGGTTGGAGGAAGGGGCGCGGGACTATTTTCGTAGGCTGGACGGGATGGGCGGAATGGTGCGGGCGATCGAAAGCGGGTTTCCGCAACGGGAGATCCTCGATGCATCGCAACGGTATCAACGAGAAATCGAACGGAAGGAGCGGAGCATTGTCGGAGTGACGGAGCATGTGGAGCAGGATGGACGTTCCATCCCGATCTTGAAGATCGGGCCGGAGGTGGAACAGGAACAGGTTGCGCGCCTGTCTGACCTGAGAAAATCACGCGACCCATTCAAGATGGCCGGGGCGCTGGAGGAACTGCAGGAGGAGGCTGCCTGCAGCCAGAACGTCATGCCCTATTTGATCGAGGCGGTAAAGGCCAAGGCGACGTTGGGGGAGATTTGCGCGGCGTTGAAAGAAGTGTACGGGACCTATCGCGAGCCGGTGGTGTTGTGAAGCGGCGACGACCGGATACCTCTCTTGCTCGCGCAACGCGCGGCCTCAAAAGGATGAGAAGGGAGCAGCCAGGCTATCCTTCTTGCTCGCAGAACGCGCACGATAACACAGTGCTCGTCCCATGCACACAGTGAAGGACAGCCCGGCTGCTTCCTTGGGGAGTGGGTACGATGATGAAGAACGGGTGGCAGAGGGACTCGTTGGACGCGCGCAGTGAGAGGCATCTCGGTCGCTGCCGCCAAGAGAAAGAAGAGACATGAAGTTCGGGGCGTTCGAAATCTATCCGGTGAACGACGGCCGGTTTCGGCTGGACGGGGGGGCCATGTTCGGCGTGGTGCCGAAGGTCTTGTGGGAACGATGCTGTCCGGCGGATGAGTTGAACCGTATCCCGCTCAGCCTGACCTGTTTGCTGATCCGAGCGCATGGCAAAAACATCTTGGTGGATACGGGATTGGGCGATAAGGACGATGCGAAGTTCCGAAGCATGTTTGCAGTCGAGCGGACACCGTCGTTGCAGGAGTCTCTCACGGGGCATGGCCTGAGTCGTGACGATATTCATCTGGTGATCAACACACACCTACATTTCGACCATGCCGGAGGGAATACGACCGGAAACGGAAACGGGAGTCTGCTGTCGTCCTTTCCCAACGCGACCTACTATGTGCAACGGGGAGAATACGAGGACGCAACCTGTGCCAATGAGCGGACAAAGGCCAGTTACCGCCGTGACAATTTCATTCCGGTGGCGCAGCTGAATCAGTGGGAGTTTCTGAACGGCGATACGGAGTTGCTCCCCGGTATTACAACGGTCGTCACGGCCGGGCATACGCGCTTTCACCAGTGCGTCAAGGTGGAATCGGAAGGGCGCGTCGCCTTCTTCCTGGGCGACCTCATCCCCACCGTCTCGCATCTGCCCCTGCCCTACATCATGGGGTACGACCTCTACCCGATCCAAACACTCGACACCAAGCGGTGGGTGTTGGATCGGGCATTCGCCGAACAGTGGTTGTTGATCTTCGAACACGATCCGCTGATCCAGGCCGGTCATGTCAGGAAGGATGCGGAAGGAAAGTATTTCCTGGAAGAGGTGAAATTATGGCAGTAGCGACGGCACCCTTGCGGGTCTTGATCGGCAAGGTTGGATTGGACGGACATGATCGAGGCGTCAAGCTCGTCGCCCGTGCACTCCGCGATGCGGGGGTGGAGATCATCTATACGGGACTCCATCAAACCCCGGAACAGATCGTGGCGACCGCGATCCAGGAAGACGTACAGGCCATCGGCCTCAGTATCCATTCCGGCGCCCATAACTCGCTGTTTCCCCGTGTGCTGGAACTGCTGAAGGAACAGGGCGCAACGGACGTGACGTTGTTCGGCGGAGGCATCATTCCCGATGACGATGTGCCTCGACTGAAAACAGCCGGTGTTCGGATGCTCTTTCGGCCGGCCACGCCGATGCATGAGATCGTGGGATTCGTGAAGGGACTTCGTGTCGAACGTTGAAAGGGCACCTGCCATGCTGGTCCTGAAAACTGCAGTGGATTCGACCTCGGAAGAATTTCGCCGCCGCCGAGCGCATTATGAAAACCTGCTGGCCGATCTCAAGAAACACCTGGCCCTCGTTCGGGCCGGCGGATCGGCCGATGCCGTCGCGCTGCACAAGACACGTGGAAAAATGACGGCGCGCGAGCGTGTCGCCGCGTTGCTCGATCCCGGCTCACCTTGGATCGAATTGAGCCCCCTGGCGGCCTTCGACCTGTACGACAACCAGGTCCCCTCGGCTGGACTGATCACCGGCATCGGGTCCGTATCGGGTCGGTTCTGCGTCATTGCAGCCAATGATGCCACGGTCAAGGGGGGTACCTACTTCCCGATGACCATCAAGAAACACCTGCGGGCGCAGGAGATCGCGCTGGAAAACCGGTTGCCGTCGATCTATCTCGTGGATTCAGGCGGCGTGTTCCTCCCGATGCAGGCGGAAGTCTTTGCCGACAAGGAGCACTTCGGACGGATCTTCTTCAACCAGGCACGCCTATCCGCGGCAGGCATTCCACAAATCGCCGTGGTCATGGGCATGTGCACGGCCGGCGGCGCCTATGTGCCGGCCATGTGCGATGAAAACGTCATCGTGAAGGGAACCGGCACGATTTATCTGGCCGGCCCTCCCCTGGTCAAGGCCGCAACCGGTGAAGAGGTATCCCACGAAGAATTGGGCGGCGCCGATCTGCATACCCGTCTATCAGGCGTCAGCGACCACCTGGCGCAGGACGACCGGGAAGCGTTGGAGATCTGCCGATCGATCGTTGCCACGTTGGGACGCAAGCCCCAGAAACCGCGTCGGGAAGCGATCGACGAGCCGCTCTATCCGGCCGAAGACCTGTACGGCATCATTCCCGACAATCCTCGCCAGATGTTTGAGGTCAGGGAGGTGATTGCCCGCCTCGTGGACGGCAGTCGCTTCCGCGAGTTCAAGGCTCGGTACGGCCAGACATTGGTCTGCGGCTTCGCCCATTGGACCGGCCATCTGGTTGGGATCATTGCCAACAACGGGGTGCTGCTCTCGGAGTCCTCGCTGAAAGGCGCGCATTTCGTCCAGCTCTGCGCCCAACGGCGCATTCCGCTCCTGTTCCTGCAGAACATCACCGGCTTCATGGTCGGGAAAGACTATGAGAGCAGGGGCATCATCAAGGACGGCGCCAAGATGGTGCAGGCGGTCGCCACCGCGGAGGTCCCCAAGTTCACGATTCTGATCGGCGCGTCCCACGGAGCCGGCAACTATGCCATGTGCGGGCGCGGTTATGGCCCGCGATTTCTGTTCTCCTGGCCCAACACCCGTATCTCCGTCATGGGCGCGCAACAGGCGGCCCAGGTGCTGGTCACGGTGAAGCAACAGCAACGCGAGCGCGAACAGGGGGCCCTATCGGACGCAGAACGACAGCGGATCACCGAGGCGACCCTCCGGCAATACGAACAAGAAGGCAGTCCCTATTTCAGCAGCGCTCGACTCTGGGACGACGGCATCCTGAATCCCCTGGAGACACGCAAGGTGCTCGGACTTTGTCTGGACATTGCCGCTGGGACACCGACAAAAGAATCCCATGTCCCGGTATTTCGCATGTAAGGGCGCCGGCAACCAAGGAGGAACCGATGGAGGGATTCACAACCGTC
Proteins encoded in this region:
- a CDS encoding Methylmalonyl-CoA mutase, with the translated sequence MSERKSCFTSLSGLDIERVYTSDHLKGWTVEQDLGEPGSFPYTRGVYPTMYRSRLWTMRQFAGFGSAEDTNKRFKYLLDQGQTGLSVAFDLPTLMGLDSDDPRSRGEVGYCGVAISSLADMERLFDGIPLDQVTTSMTINGPAAVIFAMYLAVAEKRGIAFDRLDGTIQNDILKEYIAQKEWLFPPEPHIKLIVDTIAHCAAHVPKWHPISISGYHIREAGSTAVQELAFTLYDGLTYVDAAVKAGLDVDTFAPQLSFFFNVHNDFFEEIAKFRAARRLWAREMERRYHPKNPRSLQLRCHAQTAGCSLTAQQPMNNVVRTTLQALAAVLGGTQSLHTNSMDETLALPTEEAVKLALRTQQIIAAESETVNTVDPLGGSYFVETLTNRLEEGARDYFRRLDGMGGMVRAIESGFPQREILDASQRYQREIERKERSIVGVTEHVEQDGRSIPILKIGPEVEQEQVARLSDLRKSRDPFKMAGALEELQEEAACSQNVMPYLIEAVKAKATLGEICAALKEVYGTYREPVVL
- a CDS encoding beta-lactamase-like protein translates to MKFGAFEIYPVNDGRFRLDGGAMFGVVPKVLWERCCPADELNRIPLSLTCLLIRAHGKNILVDTGLGDKDDAKFRSMFAVERTPSLQESLTGHGLSRDDIHLVINTHLHFDHAGGNTTGNGNGSLLSSFPNATYYVQRGEYEDATCANERTKASYRRDNFIPVAQLNQWEFLNGDTELLPGITTVVTAGHTRFHQCVKVESEGRVAFFLGDLIPTVSHLPLPYIMGYDLYPIQTLDTKRWVLDRAFAEQWLLIFEHDPLIQAGHVRKDAEGKYFLEEVKLWQ
- a CDS encoding B12 binding domain of Methylmalonyl-CoA mutase, coding for MAVATAPLRVLIGKVGLDGHDRGVKLVARALRDAGVEIIYTGLHQTPEQIVATAIQEDVQAIGLSIHSGAHNSLFPRVLELLKEQGATDVTLFGGGIIPDDDVPRLKTAGVRMLFRPATPMHEIVGFVKGLRVER
- a CDS encoding Methylcrotonyl-CoA carboxylase carboxyl transferase subunit — translated: MLVLKTAVDSTSEEFRRRRAHYENLLADLKKHLALVRAGGSADAVALHKTRGKMTARERVAALLDPGSPWIELSPLAAFDLYDNQVPSAGLITGIGSVSGRFCVIAANDATVKGGTYFPMTIKKHLRAQEIALENRLPSIYLVDSGGVFLPMQAEVFADKEHFGRIFFNQARLSAAGIPQIAVVMGMCTAGGAYVPAMCDENVIVKGTGTIYLAGPPLVKAATGEEVSHEELGGADLHTRLSGVSDHLAQDDREALEICRSIVATLGRKPQKPRREAIDEPLYPAEDLYGIIPDNPRQMFEVREVIARLVDGSRFREFKARYGQTLVCGFAHWTGHLVGIIANNGVLLSESSLKGAHFVQLCAQRRIPLLFLQNITGFMVGKDYESRGIIKDGAKMVQAVATAEVPKFTILIGASHGAGNYAMCGRGYGPRFLFSWPNTRISVMGAQQAAQVLVTVKQQQREREQGALSDAERQRITEATLRQYEQEGSPYFSSARLWDDGILNPLETRKVLGLCLDIAAGTPTKESHVPVFRM